GAGACGCGCCTTTATGGCAGCTTTGATCCCTTCGCCGGATGAGCCATCGATGGTCACTATATGGCAATCCAGCGCCGTCTCGTTCTCTTGCATCTGCCAAAGATGAACGTGGTGGACGTCATGGACCCCGTCGACGTCTCTGATTGCGGCAACAATTGCGTCATTGTCGAGGTCAGGTGGACTTCCCAGCATCAGGATGCGAACGGGGCCGCCGATTTCAGTTAGAGCGAGGTAAAGGATGTAGAGCGCGATGCCGATCGTGATCGCCGGATCGACCCACCACATATTATAGAGCAGGATGAGCGAGCCGCCGATGATCACCGCAACAGAGGCCAGTGCGTCTGACAGATTGTGCAGGAAAAGCGCCCGGATGTTCACGCTGCCCTTTTGCATCGAATACGTCAGCAGCGCTGTCAGCGTGTCGACGACCAGCGCCACTGAGCCAAGGATCACCACAGTCCAACCGGCCACTTCGGTCGGTTCGATCATGCGCATCCCGCCCTCGTAAATGAGATAGATACCGACGAGGATGAGGGTGGTGTAGTTGATCAAGGCAGCCACAACTTCAATCCGGCCATAGCCAAAAGTCATGCGCTTGTCGGCGGGTCTTCGGGATATCTTTCGGGCTGCGAACGCGATTACCAGAGACGCCATGTCTGAGAAGTTGTGCAGTGCATCCGCTATGAGAGCGAGGCTGCCAGAGAGGATGCCGCCCACAATCTGTACAACCGTCAGAAGTGCGTTGGCCCAGATAGCGATGGAGACACGGCGGTCGCCTGACGCGGGATCAATATGCGCGTGGCCGTGATCATGAGGCATGACGCGATTCCTCGTGTCTATGATTAGGCAATGCCAAGCCAGGGATCTGCGGCACGCTACCTGATCTGATCCGGCGCACGCGGGCGTTCATCCAATGGCGTATGATATGGCGATACAATATGCCCTTTACGAAGCTGAATGACTGCTGATGAGCGGCGTAGAAGTTGTCGGGCGCGTCGAAAGTACCAAAGTCCTGGGTAATACCGGTCTCTTGGATGTAGGTATCGCCCCCCGTCCACTCCACTGGCGGCGCCTGCAGGCAGTCGGTCCCTGCCCCGTAACCGCAGAGACTGTGTGAATCGGTAAATTTGGATTGCAGCGCTGATAGAAACTCCGCATCCAGAATGAATCCTTCGAGGTTTGCCCAACCCGTCTCCGTCTCCACCTCAACCCATGAGTGAATGATCTCTTCTGGAGCAATCGGATACACGAGTTCGGGCACGACGCCCCGTTGAAGCTCTTTATGAATCGTGAAGCCGTGAAGGCGGCACCGCACACTTACCGCGCGCAACAGGGCCATGAGAAGCGTGCCCTTGGTGTTGCATTGACCAAAACCGTCAGCGAGCACCTCGGCGGCCGAGATGTCGTCAGCGCGGTTGTACCCAAAGGCAATTTCATTGCGGACGAAATCGTAGACAGCGCCGATCCGGTCATGTTGAGAAAGGGCTTTCCACCCTCGGTCCTCGATCAGTTGTGCAATCGACGGGTGGTCGAAGTTCAGGATTGGGGTTGTTGCCAACAGCCGATCATTCGCGCTCATTTTATATCTCCTCGAATCGTCTACGTGAAGATGTAATTGCTACAGTCACTATAGGTTCAAGATCCAAATTTCATTTT
This genomic stretch from Pseudosulfitobacter sp. DSM 107133 harbors:
- a CDS encoding cation diffusion facilitator family transporter encodes the protein MPHDHGHAHIDPASGDRRVSIAIWANALLTVVQIVGGILSGSLALIADALHNFSDMASLVIAFAARKISRRPADKRMTFGYGRIEVVAALINYTTLILVGIYLIYEGGMRMIEPTEVAGWTVVILGSVALVVDTLTALLTYSMQKGSVNIRALFLHNLSDALASVAVIIGGSLILLYNMWWVDPAITIGIALYILYLALTEIGGPVRILMLGSPPDLDNDAIVAAIRDVDGVHDVHHVHLWQMQENETALDCHIVTIDGSSGEGIKAAIKARLAEEFGIRHSTLEFEDLENAHESAQLYGHEQTKA
- a CDS encoding transglutaminase family protein, with the translated sequence MSANDRLLATTPILNFDHPSIAQLIEDRGWKALSQHDRIGAVYDFVRNEIAFGYNRADDISAAEVLADGFGQCNTKGTLLMALLRAVSVRCRLHGFTIHKELQRGVVPELVYPIAPEEIIHSWVEVETETGWANLEGFILDAEFLSALQSKFTDSHSLCGYGAGTDCLQAPPVEWTGGDTYIQETGITQDFGTFDAPDNFYAAHQQSFSFVKGILYRHIIRHWMNARVRRIRSGSVPQIPGLALPNHRHEESRHAS